One genomic region from Microcystis panniformis FACHB-1757 encodes:
- a CDS encoding XisH family protein has product MSAKDIFHQSVCIALEKDGWNITHDPLYLKVNDVEFYIDLGAERLIAAEKLGQKIAIEIKSFLGTSEVTEFHLALGQILNYRLALKQEEPERILYLAIPQDTYEDFFSRQFIQDAVAEYKIKLLIFNSLKQEVVLWKE; this is encoded by the coding sequence ATGTCAGCCAAAGATATTTTTCATCAATCCGTGTGTATTGCCCTCGAAAAAGATGGCTGGAATATCACCCATGATCCCCTTTATCTTAAAGTCAATGACGTAGAATTTTACATCGACTTAGGTGCGGAAAGATTAATTGCCGCCGAAAAATTAGGTCAAAAAATCGCCATAGAGATTAAATCTTTTTTAGGGACATCTGAAGTCACCGAATTTCATCTCGCATTAGGACAAATCCTCAATTATCGGTTAGCATTAAAACAGGAAGAACCCGAAAGGATTCTTTATCTAGCCATTCCTCAAGATACCTATGAAGACTTCTTCTCTCGTCAATTTATTCAAGACGCTGTAGCAGAATATAAAATTAAACTTTTAATCTTTAATTCTCTCAAACAAGAGGTGGTATTATGGAAAGAATAA